The following proteins are encoded in a genomic region of Chloroflexi bacterium ADurb.Bin180:
- the glmU_2 gene encoding Bifunctional protein GlmU → MKVIIPLAGFGTRLRPHTYTKPKPLVRVAGKPVLGHILDKLAGLPIDEIIFIVGYLGDQIRDYVSANYHFPSRYVEQKELKGQAHALHLAADHISGPVLIVFVDTIFEANLSALADLKEDGVIYVKEVDDPRRFGVVITENGYITRLVEKPSTPVSNLAVIGVYYVRNSQLMLDCISTLIERDIKTQGEYFLADAFQLMIDRGARFVARTVDVWEDCGKPETVLHTNRYLLEHGGAQEAKTENSVLVPPVYIEPSAVIRDSVIGPYVSVAEGSTIIRSIIRDSIVNEFAHIEDANLSQSLIGRDAVVRGSFQRLNVGDSSQVELMPGEEQ, encoded by the coding sequence ATGAAGGTCATCATACCCCTGGCCGGATTTGGCACCCGGTTGCGGCCCCACACCTACACCAAACCCAAGCCGCTGGTGCGGGTGGCCGGCAAGCCGGTGCTGGGGCACATCCTCGACAAGCTGGCCGGCCTGCCTATCGACGAGATCATCTTTATCGTGGGCTACCTGGGCGACCAGATCCGCGATTACGTTTCGGCGAACTATCACTTTCCATCGCGCTACGTGGAGCAGAAGGAACTCAAGGGCCAGGCTCACGCTCTGCACCTGGCCGCCGACCATATCTCTGGTCCAGTGCTGATCGTCTTTGTGGACACCATCTTTGAGGCCAACCTCTCGGCCCTGGCCGACCTCAAGGAAGATGGCGTGATCTATGTCAAGGAAGTGGATGACCCGCGTCGCTTCGGCGTGGTCATCACCGAGAACGGTTACATCACCCGCCTCGTAGAAAAGCCCTCCACGCCTGTCTCGAACCTCGCTGTGATTGGTGTGTACTACGTGCGCAACTCGCAGCTCATGCTGGACTGTATCTCTACGCTGATCGAGCGCGACATCAAGACCCAGGGTGAGTACTTCCTGGCAGATGCTTTCCAGCTCATGATCGACCGCGGGGCCAGGTTTGTAGCCCGTACAGTTGATGTGTGGGAGGACTGCGGCAAGCCAGAGACCGTCCTGCACACCAACCGCTATCTCCTGGAGCACGGTGGCGCACAGGAGGCCAAGACCGAGAACTCGGTGCTGGTTCCGCCGGTGTACATCGAGCCGTCAGCCGTGATTCGCGACTCGGTGATCGGCCCCTACGTCAGTGTGGCCGAGGGCTCGACCATCATTCGTTCCATTATCCGCGACTCGATTGTCAACGAGTTCGCCCACATCGAAGATGCCAACCTGAGCCAGTCGTTGATTGGCCGGGACGCTGTGGTGCGGGGCTCGTTTCAACGCCTCAATGTGGGCGATTCCTCCCAGGTCGAGCTCATGCCCGGTGAGGAACAGTAG